From Scomber scombrus chromosome 21, fScoSco1.1, whole genome shotgun sequence, one genomic window encodes:
- the tmem106a gene encoding transmembrane protein 106A has product MVSPGHNSKTTEAPDPDLIKGMEKERTLKHFPPYGAINTNSSDTCPTCRGTGRIPRGHQDQLVAVIPCNDIRLKPRRTKLYVCVSMALCLFFCCLILFFLFPRSVTLTPVSVLSVMVYFSQDTVDMKVTNLINITNENFVPVQIVDFSIQGLVSDIVVGKTKISNMTALQSRSMKSYTIQIDLPISDKGLNTYCKSTSIKIHTLFLELQMTMNISYLSHTEQLSMDTFEYIDCGTNSTIPHPVR; this is encoded by the exons atgGTCTCACCGGGGCACAACAGCAAAACCACAGAGGCTCCTGATCCGGATCTGATAAAAGggatggagaaggagaggacACTGAAGCATTTCCCTCCGTATGGTGCCATTAACACAAACTCCTCAGACACCTGCCCTACTTGTCGTGGCACCGGGCGGATTCCACGAG GCCATCAAGACCAGCTAGTTGCTGTGATACCCTGTAATGATATAAGGCTGAAACCCAGACGCAC gaagctctatgtgtgtgtctccatggCTTTGTGcctcttcttctgctgcctgatcctcttcttcctcttcccccGGAGTGTCACATTAACGCCTGTGTCCGTGCTGTCAGTCATGGTTTACTTCAGCCAGGATACAGTTGATATGAAGGTTACG AATCTCATCAACATCACCAACGAGAACTTTGTCCCAGTTCAGATTGTCGACTTTAGCATTCAAGGTCTGGTCTCTGACATAGTCGTGGGTAAAACCAAGATATCCAACATGACCGCCCTCCAGTCCCGCTCAATGAAATCG TACACCATTCAAATCGACCTGCCAATTTCAGATAAAGGCTTAAA CACTTACTGCAAATCGACCTCTATCAAGATTCACACGTTATTTCTGGAGCTGCA AATGACAATGAACATCTCCTATCTGTCTCACACGGAGCAGCTGTCTATGGACACCTTTGAGTACATCGACTGTGGCACCAACTCCACTATCCCTCATCCTGTGAGATGA
- the arl4d gene encoding ADP-ribosylation factor-like protein 4D — protein MAFGRSDRWCAGWDESFKVFLAFWRQREVKVVVVGLDSAGKTSLLYRLKLKEFVNTIPTKGFNTEKIKVAVGASRSITFQVWDVGGQEKLRPLWKSYTRRTDGMVFVVDSTEQERMEEAKVELHKITRTSENQGVPVLILANKQDLDSALSVTEVEKLLSVHELSTYTLHHVQSCSAVDGQGVQPGLEKLYEMILKRKKMVKHNRNRRR, from the exons ATGGCCTTTGG AAGGTCAGACAGATGGTGTGCAGGGTGGGACGAGTCTTTCAAAGTATTTCTTGCTTTCTGGAGGCAGCGGGAGGTGAAG GTGGTGGTTGTCGGGCTCGACTCAGCTGGCAAAACCTCTCTGCTCTATAGGCTCAAACTGAAGGAGTTTGTGAACACGATCCCCACCAAGGGCTTCAACACGGAGAAGATTAAAGTGGCTGTGGGGGCTTCTCGGTCGATAACCTTCCAGGTGTGGGATGTTGGCGGTCAGGAGAAGCTGCGTCCGCTGTGGAAATCTTACACCCGCAGGACGGATGGGATGGTGTTCGTGGTGGACTCCACTGAGCAAGAGCGCATGGAGGAAGCCAAAGTCGAGCTCCATAAGATCACCCGTACCTCAGAGAACCAGGGCGTCCCCGTGTTGATCCTGGCCAACAAACAGGACCTGGATTCGGCCTTGTCTGTCACCGAGGTGGAGAAGCTGCTCTCCGTTCACGAACTGAGCACGTACACGCTGCATCACGTGCAGAGCTGCAGTGCCGTGGACGGTCAGGGAGTCCAACCGGGCCTGGAGAAACTTTACGAGATGATCttaaagaggaagaagatggtgaaacacaacagaaacaggAGAAGATGA